Proteins from a genomic interval of Clostridium scatologenes:
- a CDS encoding aspartyl-phosphate phosphatase Spo0E family protein produces the protein MKDQIESLRESLHKLLERDKCLCSNEIVKLSQELDKLIYAYYSCAAEI, from the coding sequence ATGAAAGATCAAATCGAATCACTTAGAGAAAGCTTACATAAGTTGCTAGAAAGAGATAAATGTTTATGTTCAAATGAAATAGTAAAACTTAGTCAGGAATTGGACAAGCTCATTTATGCATATTATTCTTGTGCTGCAGAGATATAA